From Triticum urartu cultivar G1812 chromosome 2, Tu2.1, whole genome shotgun sequence, a single genomic window includes:
- the LOC125537801 gene encoding xyloglucan endotransglycosylase/hydrolase protein 8-like — protein MARRFLAVFAVALALSQSASAKSWLDKRFNTDGTVRTGYDASGQEVVMLNLNQQSGAAGFNSKEQYLYGEFSIQMKLIPGNSAGTVSCFYLSSGDDEWRDEIDMEFMGNSSGHPVVLNTNVWANGDGKKEHQFDLWFDPAADYHTYTIIWNPENILFKVDNLFIRSFKRFAGLPYPSSKPMRLHATLWDGSYWATEKGKIPINWSNAPFVVSYRNFYANACVSGGACHAGSDRWMKKQLDAAEWGTVKWAERSYMRYNYCDDGYRFPQGIPAECSRY, from the exons ATGGCACGGCGCTTTCTGGCTGTGTTCGCCGTCGCCCTGGCGCTCTCGCAGTCCGCCTCGGCCAAGTCCTGGCTGGACAAGAGGTTCAACACTGACGGCACCGTCCGCACGGGATACGACGCTTCTGGACAGGAGGTGGTGATGCTCAATCTCAACCAGCAATCCGGCGCCGCCGGCTTCAACTCCAAGGAGCAGTACCTCTACGGTGAGTTCAGCATCCAGATGAAGCTCATCCCCGGAAACTCCGCCGGCACCGTCTCCTGCTTCTAC CTTTCTTCTGGTGACGACGAGTGGCGCGACGAGATCGACATGGAGTTCATGGGCAACTCGAGCGGCCACCCGGTGGTGCTCAACACCAACGTGTGGGCCAACGGCGACGGCAAGAAGGAGCACCAGTTCGACCTCTGGTTCGACCCCGCCGCCGACTACCACACCTACACCATCATTTGGAACCCGGAGAACATCCTCTTCAAGGTGGACAACCTCTTCATCCGGTCCTTCAAGCGCTTCGCCGGCCTCCCCTACCCTAGCTCCAAGCCCATGAGGCTGCACGCCACGCTCTGGGACGGCAGCTACTGGGCCACCGAGAAGGGCAAGATCCCGATCAACTGGTCCAACGCGCCTTTTGTCGTCTCCTACCGCAACTTCTACGCCAACGCCTGCGTCAGCGGTGGCGCGTGCCATGCCGGCAGCGACAGGTGGATGAAGAAGCAGCTCGACGCCGCCGAGTGGGGCACCGTCAAGTGGGCGGAGCGCAGTTACATGCGCTATAACTACTGCGACGATGGGTACAGGTTCCCGCAGGGGATCCCCGCCGAGTGCAGCCGCTACTGA